From Gossypium hirsutum isolate 1008001.06 unplaced genomic scaffold, Gossypium_hirsutum_v2.1 scaffold_637, whole genome shotgun sequence, a single genomic window includes:
- the LOC121226912 gene encoding histone H2A, translating into MSGRGKGGKVKGKSKTRSSRAGLQFPVGRIHRLLRKGNYAERVGAGAPVYLAAVLEYLAAEVLELAGNAARDNKKSRIIPRHLQLAIRNDEELNKLLSGVTIAQGGVLPNIQAVLLPKKSEKAASK; encoded by the coding sequence ATGTCAGGTAGAGGAAAAGGAGGAAAAGTAAAGGGAAAGAGCAAGACCCGGTCATCCCGTGCCGGACTACAATTTCCAGTGGGACGTATCCACCGTCTCCTGAGAAAAGGCAACTACGCCGAGAGAGTGGGCGCTGGTGCTCCAGTCTACCTGGCCGCCGTTCTCGAATACTTGGCCGCCGAAGTTCTCGAGTTGGCCGGTAACGCCGCCCGTGACAACAAGAAGTCCAGAATAATCCCGAGACATCTGCAGTTGGCCATTCGTAACGACGAAGAATTGAACAAACTATTGTCCGGAGTGACCATCGCTCAGGGCGGCGTATTGCCAAACATCCAGGCCGTTCTTCTGCCTAAGAAATCCGAGAAAGCCGCCTCCAAGTAA
- the LOC121226914 gene encoding histone H2B, gonadal → MPPKVSSKGAKKAGKAKAARSGDKKRKRRRKESYSIYIYKVLKQVHPDTGVSSKAMSIMNSFVNDIFERIAAEASRLAHYNKRSTITSREIQTAVRLLLPGELAKHAVSEGTKAVTKYTSSK, encoded by the coding sequence ATGCCTCCAAAAGTTTCATCTAAAGGAGCCAAGAAAGCCGGCAAAGCAAAGGCCGCCCGTTCCGGGGACAAGAAACGAAAGAGGAGACGAAAGGAATCTTACAGCATCTACATTTACAAGGTTTTGAAGCAGGTCCACCCCGACACCGGTGTCAGCAGCAAAGCCATGTCTATCATGAACAGCTTTGTCAACGACATTTTCGAAAGAATCGCTGCCGAAGCCTCTCGACTTGCCCACTACAACAAGAGATCCACGATCACAAGCAGGGAGATTCAAACAGCCGTTCGACTTCTCCTGCCCGGCGAGTTGGCCAAGCACGCTGTTAGCGAAGGAACCAAGGCCGTCACCAAATACACAAGCAGCAAGTAA